In Salmo trutta unplaced genomic scaffold, fSalTru1.1, whole genome shotgun sequence, a single window of DNA contains:
- the LOC115188461 gene encoding monocyte to macrophage differentiation factor 2 produces MLRELGVCRLMLRELGPWSCHMRWIIWIMAVIGSTYVFYFHERYKLVELLGYVAMGAGPALVILSMADTAGLCELAVGGIFYVVGVAFFKSDGVVPFAHAIWHLFVAMGAATHYYAIWRHLYTPGH; encoded by the exons atgctgagggagttgggtgtttgcaggttaatgctgagggagttgggtccGTGGTCATGTCACATGCGGTGGATTATCTGGATCATGGCAGTTATCGGCTCCACATATGTCTTCTACTTCCACGAgag GTATAAACTGGTGGAGTTACTAGGATACGTGGCCATGGGGGCGGGGCCTGCACTGGTCATCCTGTCCAtg gcggACACGGCAGGTTTGTGTGAGCTGGCGGTGGGCGGGATTTTCTATGTAGTGGGTGTGGCCTTCTTTAAGAGCGATGGAGTCGTCCCATTCGCTCACGCCATCTGGCACCTGTTCGTTGCCATGGGAGCAGCTACACACTACTACGCTATCTGGAGACACCTGTACACACCtggacactga